From the genome of Bacteroidales bacterium, one region includes:
- a CDS encoding arsenic efflux protein, whose amino-acid sequence MKIDLFFLLPIFKQAIMITVFVLVMMLVIEYITVRTKGKWSDKFSKKPWMQIILSAILGLVPGCLGTYAVVSMYVHRTIGFAAMVTALIATSGDEAFIMFSVIPGVALKIMLSIFVISVVSGLILNIIFKKKKFLGRTLDHKFVHKEEDDCVCYQKESIVSQIAKMIWQRAVILIFSLGFLVLLIFAGNEHNHALSILEFDTEKVHVEHQEHNISKDNHTEDSENNRNSDSWSWERITFLIVTFIGFFIALTVPDHFLKKHLWDHVIKKHFLRLFMWTFGAFLVLYFFNQYVDVKTWIEGNIFLVILAAALVGIIPESGPHIFFISMYVSGTLPDEGLQAFAVLLTSSIVQDGHGAIPLLAESGKSFVIAKLINVVIGLIVGYSLILI is encoded by the coding sequence ATGAAAATAGATTTATTCTTTTTATTACCGATATTCAAGCAAGCAATAATGATTACCGTTTTTGTATTGGTAATGATGCTTGTAATTGAATATATTACTGTCCGAACAAAAGGAAAATGGTCTGATAAGTTTTCTAAAAAGCCTTGGATGCAAATAATTTTGTCTGCCATTTTAGGATTAGTTCCCGGATGTTTAGGAACTTATGCGGTTGTTTCAATGTATGTTCACAGAACAATAGGTTTTGCAGCCATGGTTACTGCATTGATTGCAACATCCGGTGATGAAGCTTTTATTATGTTTTCCGTAATTCCGGGAGTTGCACTAAAAATAATGCTAAGTATTTTTGTTATTTCTGTTGTCTCAGGTTTAATTTTGAATATTATTTTTAAGAAAAAGAAATTTCTCGGAAGAACACTTGACCATAAGTTTGTTCATAAAGAAGAGGATGATTGTGTTTGTTATCAAAAAGAATCTATAGTTTCTCAAATCGCAAAAATGATTTGGCAAAGAGCAGTAATACTTATTTTCAGTCTTGGGTTTTTAGTATTATTAATATTTGCCGGAAACGAACACAACCACGCATTAAGTATTTTAGAATTTGATACAGAGAAGGTACATGTTGAGCATCAGGAACACAATATCAGTAAAGACAACCATACAGAAGATTCTGAAAATAACCGCAATAGCGATTCTTGGAGTTGGGAAAGAATAACTTTCTTAATAGTTACTTTTATAGGCTTTTTTATTGCATTAACTGTACCTGACCACTTTTTAAAAAAACATTTATGGGATCATGTAATAAAAAAACACTTTTTAAGGTTATTTATGTGGACGTTCGGTGCGTTTTTAGTTCTTTATTTTTTCAACCAATATGTTGACGTAAAAACTTGGATTGAAGGCAATATATTTCTTGTTATTTTAGCTGCAGCTTTAGTAGGAATTATTCCTGAAAGCGGACCGCATATATTTTTTATAAGTATGTATGTAAGCGGAACTTTGCCGGACGAGGGTTTGCAGGCATTTGCAGTGTTGCTCACAAGCTCAATTGTGCAAGACGGGCACGGAGCAATTCCGTTGCTTGCAGAATCGGGAAAAAGTTTTGTTATCGCAAAACTTATAAATGTAGTTATAGGCTTAATTGTCGGTTATTCATTAATATTAATTTAA
- a CDS encoding calcium/sodium antiporter has translation MIFLYILLLFISFYVLAKVVDDYFVDSLDKIAERLKLSSDAAGATLMAVGSSAPELFVALFAVFRPGEHAAIGVGNIVGSALFNILAITGAAAIVRKAVIAWQAVIRDLFFYAVSILLLLITLSDGQVSYTEAAILMGTYIIYVVVVIYWKKLFKYTDPNDKILTPKEKNSNEKNVYKKIMTPFDFIIGIFFPSKKYNTAIFFISIIFVAGISWILVESAVQIAHILDISEAVIAVTILAAGTSIPDFLSSVIVSKQGRGGMAISNAVGSNIFDILIGLGLPFLIIILSTGGKVELNTGNLQMSIYFLLASVFIVFFLFLINKWKVGKVFGSSLILIYIAYVVWAIFNV, from the coding sequence ATGATTTTCTTATATATATTATTATTGTTTATATCATTTTACGTTTTGGCAAAAGTTGTTGATGACTACTTTGTTGACTCATTAGACAAAATTGCCGAACGCTTAAAATTATCATCTGATGCGGCCGGAGCTACATTAATGGCAGTAGGCTCAAGTGCACCTGAACTTTTTGTTGCATTATTTGCGGTATTTCGTCCGGGAGAGCACGCTGCAATAGGAGTAGGAAACATAGTAGGGTCTGCATTATTTAATATTTTGGCAATAACAGGTGCTGCGGCAATTGTACGAAAAGCCGTAATTGCATGGCAAGCAGTTATCAGAGATTTGTTTTTTTACGCTGTTTCAATCCTTCTTCTTCTTATAACATTGTCAGACGGACAAGTTTCTTATACAGAAGCTGCAATATTAATGGGAACATATATTATTTATGTAGTTGTAGTTATTTATTGGAAAAAATTGTTCAAATATACTGACCCGAATGATAAAATATTAACACCGAAAGAAAAAAACAGTAACGAAAAAAATGTATATAAAAAAATAATGACACCGTTTGATTTTATTATAGGTATTTTTTTTCCGAGCAAAAAATACAATACGGCAATATTTTTTATTTCAATAATTTTTGTTGCCGGCATAAGTTGGATTTTAGTTGAAAGTGCAGTACAAATTGCTCATATTTTGGATATTTCGGAAGCTGTTATTGCAGTAACAATTTTGGCTGCCGGAACTTCAATTCCTGATTTTTTATCATCTGTAATTGTATCAAAACAAGGCAGAGGCGGAATGGCAATAAGTAATGCTGTAGGCTCAAATATTTTTGATATCCTTATCGGTTTAGGTCTGCCGTTTCTTATAATTATTTTATCAACAGGCGGAAAAGTAGAATTGAACACGGGCAACTTGCAGATGTCAATTTATTTTCTTTTGGCATCAGTTTTTATAGTGTTTTTCTTGTTCTTAATAAATAAATGGAAAGTAGGTAAAGTTTTCGGAAGTTCTTTAATCCTGATTTACATTGCTTATGTGGTTTGGGCAATTTTTAATGTATAA
- a CDS encoding phosphomannomutase/phosphoglucomutase, with translation MKAFHAYDIRGIYNQDFNKDDVYKVGYFLPKLLNTTKILVGRDVRVSSPEVFEYLCKGINDAGSDVYNLGLSTTPMVYFITAKHKFDASVMITASHNSKEYNGMKISKNDALPVGYDSGLKDLENMMLNDEIVINNKKGKIIEYEQKEEYLNFLKDYVPDISDLNIAVDCSNGMAALLIKDLLGNKPNYIFDELDGTFPNHEANPLVPENIKDLQKLVKSKKADIGIIFDGDADRVMFTDENGKFISPDLMIAVLADYYKDRKGKFLQDIRTSKAVSEYIGNRFEKEMWRVGRAFAAVKLREIDGIFGGELAGHYYFKDFYYSDSGLLATLIFLDVIAENKRKGISVSKMISEIVAYENSGEINFKLEKKKEAMDAVKDFYLSKSKPDAFFDFDGYRVEYANWWFNIRPSNTEPYLRMLVEAKTKELLNNKVDEITNIINSFK, from the coding sequence ATGAAAGCATTCCATGCATATGATATAAGAGGAATATACAATCAAGATTTTAATAAAGATGATGTATATAAAGTAGGGTATTTTTTACCTAAGTTGTTAAATACAACAAAAATTCTTGTAGGAAGAGATGTGCGAGTTTCTTCTCCCGAAGTTTTTGAATATTTGTGTAAAGGAATTAACGATGCCGGTTCAGATGTATATAATTTAGGGTTATCAACTACTCCGATGGTATATTTTATTACTGCCAAACATAAATTTGATGCTTCCGTTATGATTACCGCTTCGCACAATTCAAAAGAATATAACGGAATGAAAATTTCCAAAAATGATGCATTGCCCGTGGGTTATGACTCAGGCTTAAAAGATTTGGAAAATATGATGCTGAATGATGAAATAGTCATCAATAATAAAAAAGGTAAAATTATTGAATACGAACAAAAAGAAGAATACCTGAACTTTCTGAAAGATTATGTTCCCGACATTTCTGATTTAAATATTGCTGTTGATTGTTCAAACGGAATGGCTGCATTACTTATAAAAGACTTATTAGGAAATAAGCCGAATTACATATTTGACGAACTTGACGGAACTTTTCCGAATCACGAAGCAAACCCCTTAGTTCCTGAAAACATTAAAGATTTACAGAAACTTGTAAAAAGCAAAAAAGCAGATATCGGAATTATCTTTGACGGTGATGCCGACCGGGTTATGTTTACTGATGAAAACGGGAAGTTTATTTCTCCCGATTTAATGATTGCCGTTCTTGCTGATTATTATAAAGACCGAAAAGGGAAGTTTTTACAAGACATAAGAACTTCAAAAGCTGTTTCCGAATACATCGGAAACAGGTTCGAGAAAGAAATGTGGCGTGTAGGCAGAGCATTTGCAGCCGTTAAATTAAGAGAAATTGACGGAATTTTCGGAGGAGAACTTGCCGGACATTATTATTTCAAAGATTTTTATTATTCAGATTCAGGACTATTGGCAACACTAATTTTCTTAGATGTAATTGCCGAAAACAAAAGAAAAGGAATCAGTGTTTCAAAAATGATTTCAGAAATTGTTGCATACGAAAACTCAGGAGAAATTAACTTTAAACTTGAAAAGAAAAAAGAAGCAATGGATGCTGTTAAAGACTTTTATTTAAGCAAATCAAAACCTGATGCATTCTTTGATTTTGACGGTTACAGAGTTGAATATGCAAATTGGTGGTTTAACATAAGACCGTCAAATACAGAACCTTATTTAAGAATGTTGGTAGAAGCCAAAACAAAAGAATTACTTAATAATAAAGTTGATGAGATTACAAATATCATTAACAGCTTTAAATAA